From the genome of Pseudomonas sp. Teo4, one region includes:
- a CDS encoding gamma-glutamyl-gamma-aminobutyrate hydrolase family protein, protein MPRVPVIGITACTSMIELHATQTISEKYARAAAKAACGLPIVIPSLADLMDPADIIDTVDGLIFTGSPSNIEPFHYNGPASAPGTHHDPLRDATTLPLMRAAIAAGVPVLGICRGFQEMNVALGGTLHQKVHETGAFMDHREGKDEPLEKQYGPRHKMHIQPGGMMDRMGLPPVIDVNSIHGQGIDVLAPGLRVEALAPDGLVEAISVEGSKGFALAVQWHPEFQVLENPHYLTIFQSFGKACRQRSVLRQLMLKSA, encoded by the coding sequence ATGCCACGTGTGCCAGTTATCGGCATCACTGCATGCACGAGCATGATTGAACTGCATGCAACCCAGACTATCAGCGAGAAGTATGCGCGCGCGGCGGCAAAGGCGGCGTGTGGTTTGCCTATCGTGATTCCCAGTCTCGCTGACTTGATGGATCCCGCCGACATAATTGACACGGTGGATGGGCTGATCTTTACCGGCTCGCCGTCGAATATAGAACCGTTCCATTACAACGGCCCGGCCAGTGCGCCGGGTACCCATCACGACCCCCTGCGTGATGCCACGACCTTGCCGCTGATGCGTGCGGCTATTGCTGCTGGTGTTCCGGTGCTCGGCATTTGCCGTGGGTTTCAGGAAATGAACGTGGCGCTGGGAGGGACCCTGCACCAGAAAGTTCACGAGACCGGTGCATTCATGGACCACCGTGAAGGCAAGGATGAACCCCTGGAAAAGCAATATGGCCCGCGCCACAAGATGCACATTCAGCCGGGCGGCATGATGGACCGCATGGGCTTGCCGCCGGTCATCGACGTCAATTCCATCCATGGCCAGGGCATCGATGTACTGGCGCCAGGGCTGAGGGTTGAAGCGCTGGCGCCGGACGGATTGGTAGAAGCGATTTCGGTGGAAGGCAGCAAGGGTTTTGCCCTGGCCGTGCAATGGCACCCGGAGTTTCAGGTACTTGAAAACCCACATTACCTGACGATCTTCCAGTCATTTGGAAAAGCCTGCCGGCAACGTTCGGTATTGCGCCAGCTGATGTTGAAGTCCGCCTGA
- a CDS encoding glutamine synthetase family protein, protein MSLIFPDLLTEVRSFRAKHPEVRYVDLIALDIPGHFYGKRYPLDMLEKVAAGAPLKVPQNCVLLGTQGGLYPIGDYCFADGDPDAARRLVPGTLKPVRWEKEVIAQMLMTSDGTDKPIEFEPREVLARVVQRLAKRGIRPVVAFELEFYLFDRKLKDGLPQFPRDTATDDEDDQPNMHIERLSRFSSVLHEMVDVANEQGVPANVITAELGPGQFEINFSHSDDALSAADWSALFCRSTRGVAMKHGYRASFMSKPYLDAPGSGMHVHVSLYDDAGNNILAGREQRNLRHAVAGCLDLLPHCMPIFAPNHNAYRRYGAMVNAASVASWGFEDRDACIRIPESDSRNLRIEHRLAGADANPYLVLAAILTGMEHGLERGIEPIAPLNDNRKSGIDFPKDALSAVAAMRHHPVVNEGLGSEFVMVYCENKYQEQLDFLNEINAREYRWFL, encoded by the coding sequence ATGAGTCTCATCTTTCCGGATCTGTTGACTGAAGTGCGCTCTTTCCGCGCGAAACATCCAGAAGTACGTTATGTCGACCTGATTGCACTGGATATTCCCGGGCACTTCTATGGCAAGCGCTACCCGCTGGACATGCTTGAAAAAGTGGCCGCGGGGGCGCCGCTGAAGGTGCCTCAGAACTGTGTGTTGCTGGGCACCCAGGGTGGCCTCTACCCAATTGGTGACTATTGCTTCGCCGATGGCGACCCGGATGCGGCTCGGCGCCTGGTGCCCGGTACGTTGAAGCCGGTACGCTGGGAAAAGGAAGTGATCGCGCAGATGCTGATGACCTCGGATGGCACCGATAAGCCTATCGAGTTCGAACCCCGTGAAGTTTTGGCCCGTGTGGTGCAACGCCTGGCCAAGCGCGGTATCCGCCCGGTGGTGGCGTTCGAGCTTGAGTTCTACCTGTTCGATCGCAAGCTCAAGGACGGCCTGCCGCAGTTCCCACGCGACACTGCGACCGATGATGAAGATGACCAGCCGAACATGCATATCGAACGGCTGTCGCGATTCTCGTCCGTGCTGCATGAGATGGTCGATGTCGCCAATGAGCAGGGTGTACCGGCAAACGTCATCACGGCAGAACTGGGCCCGGGCCAATTCGAAATCAACTTCTCCCACAGTGACGATGCGCTGAGTGCGGCGGATTGGTCGGCGCTGTTCTGTCGCAGTACCCGCGGTGTGGCGATGAAACACGGCTACCGCGCAAGCTTCATGAGCAAGCCTTACCTCGACGCCCCGGGCAGCGGCATGCATGTGCATGTAAGCCTGTACGACGATGCCGGCAACAACATCCTGGCCGGCCGTGAGCAGCGCAACCTGCGCCATGCGGTGGCGGGCTGCCTGGATCTGCTGCCCCATTGCATGCCGATCTTCGCCCCCAACCACAATGCCTATCGCCGCTATGGCGCCATGGTCAATGCTGCCAGCGTTGCGAGCTGGGGCTTCGAAGACCGCGATGCGTGCATCCGCATTCCCGAGTCCGACTCACGCAACCTGCGTATCGAACACCGGCTCGCCGGCGCCGACGCCAACCCGTACCTGGTACTGGCTGCCATCCTGACCGGCATGGAGCATGGCCTGGAGCGCGGCATCGAACCCATCGCGCCGCTGAACGACAACCGCAAGAGTGGCATCGACTTCCCCAAGGACGCGCTGAGCGCCGTGGCCGCCATGCGCCACCACCCCGTGGTCAACGAGGGGCTGGGCAGTGAGTTCGTGATGGTCTACTGCGAAAACAAATACCAGGAGCAATTGGACTTTCTGAATGAAATCAATGCGCGCGAATATCGCTGGTTCTTGTAA
- a CDS encoding XRE family transcriptional regulator, with the protein MKMHEEVEALAILIHDLRKFKHLTLDELAERADRSVGYLSQVEQGVSRPTVADLTAISEALGVSTAYFYNLSKPRAVSWVTRPHERRTLYFGSGITDVLASPTIAGAFSMLDSRLEPGATSGDQYLSDRSEQGCFVLEGELTVWLDDSDAVTLHADDSFQLQPHAHLRYANLTDKPCRVLWVFN; encoded by the coding sequence ATGAAGATGCACGAAGAGGTTGAAGCCCTCGCGATCCTTATTCACGATCTGCGCAAGTTCAAGCACCTGACGTTGGACGAGCTGGCTGAGCGCGCCGATCGATCGGTTGGCTATCTTTCCCAGGTCGAACAGGGTGTTTCGCGCCCAACCGTGGCGGACCTCACCGCCATCAGCGAAGCACTGGGCGTATCGACCGCCTACTTCTACAACCTGAGCAAGCCGCGCGCAGTCAGTTGGGTGACTCGCCCTCATGAGCGGCGCACGTTGTACTTCGGCTCGGGCATTACCGATGTGCTGGCGTCACCCACCATCGCCGGTGCCTTCTCCATGCTCGACAGCCGTCTTGAGCCGGGCGCGACCAGTGGTGATCAGTACCTGAGCGACCGTTCGGAGCAGGGCTGTTTCGTGCTCGAGGGCGAACTGACGGTGTGGCTGGACGACAGCGACGCCGTGACACTCCATGCCGACGACAGCTTCCAGCTGCAGCCCCACGCGCACTTGCGTTACGCCAACCTGACGGACAAGCCCTGCCGCGTGCTCTGGGTATTCAATTGA
- a CDS encoding DUF6632 domain-containing protein, translated as MTEADRLRYLRVVLVLAGLACLALYPLMLAWPSGWAWHAGHSDYPMMIVGIYATLGVFLMLAAPDPLANLSLIWFTAWSSAVHGGVMAVQAVTQPGQMGHLVGDVPALLIVAVALAILTPRSQSADRAGTHNRA; from the coding sequence ATGACCGAAGCCGATCGCCTCAGGTATTTGCGCGTTGTTCTAGTTTTAGCTGGCCTCGCGTGCCTTGCTCTCTACCCACTTATGTTGGCCTGGCCCTCCGGCTGGGCCTGGCACGCTGGTCACTCGGACTACCCGATGATGATCGTTGGCATCTACGCCACCCTTGGCGTGTTCTTGATGCTGGCCGCACCTGATCCATTGGCCAATCTGAGCCTGATCTGGTTTACCGCTTGGTCCAGCGCTGTACACGGAGGAGTCATGGCCGTCCAGGCGGTCACCCAGCCGGGGCAAATGGGGCATTTGGTGGGTGACGTGCCGGCGCTCTTGATCGTGGCGGTTGCTTTGGCCATCTTGACGCCCCGCTCGCAATCGGCCGATCGGGCGGGGACACACAATCGGGCCTAA
- a CDS encoding MFS transporter yields the protein MYADHSHSASSRSAFRTFCVSGMGTALEFYDFIIYGTAAALVFPQVFFPQMDHLTATLVAFSAFGAGFFARPLGGLVFGHFGDRIGRQKVLVATLLLMGLSTFLIGCLPTHASIGVAAPILLVVLRLVQGFAAGGEWGGAALFGIESAPPGRRGLWGSFTSMGIGVGGIFGAAVFAIVSAAFDDNLVDFAWRIPFWLGGTLVLVGLYARLKSPTPVAIPAVKPVRAPLAEALRQRPRQLLLCTGIAFGYCTIAYIGSTFFLTYATQVGYGSTEALMFDLTLSIAIVFSAPLFGYLSDRLGRRMVMTFGSVVMALGLFAFFELVGMKSFGIALCAYSLTGLLMGATQGPIPAFLGEQFPRSMRYSGISASYQIGAALGGGTASSIATAILILTDHNPLGVALYGAGALTLVAVCSLKLRETSRLSMAEIDEEPDGVAGGGEVATALMGIGGKK from the coding sequence ATGTATGCGGACCATTCCCACTCGGCGTCTTCCCGCTCCGCCTTCCGGACCTTCTGCGTCTCTGGCATGGGCACGGCGCTGGAGTTCTACGACTTCATCATCTACGGCACCGCCGCCGCGCTGGTGTTTCCTCAGGTGTTCTTCCCCCAGATGGACCACCTGACGGCCACCCTGGTGGCCTTCAGCGCCTTTGGCGCCGGCTTCTTCGCCCGGCCACTGGGCGGGCTGGTGTTCGGTCACTTCGGCGACCGTATCGGCCGGCAGAAAGTGCTGGTCGCGACCTTGCTGCTGATGGGCCTTAGCACCTTCCTCATCGGTTGCTTGCCAACCCACGCCAGTATCGGTGTGGCAGCGCCGATCCTGCTGGTGGTGCTGCGCCTGGTCCAGGGCTTCGCCGCGGGCGGGGAGTGGGGCGGTGCCGCGCTGTTCGGCATCGAATCCGCACCGCCGGGCAGGCGAGGGCTATGGGGTAGCTTCACGAGCATGGGCATTGGCGTTGGCGGCATCTTCGGTGCGGCGGTCTTCGCCATCGTCAGTGCCGCCTTCGACGACAACCTGGTGGACTTTGCTTGGCGCATCCCGTTCTGGCTCGGTGGCACCTTGGTGCTGGTCGGCCTGTACGCCCGCCTCAAATCGCCGACACCCGTTGCCATCCCAGCGGTCAAGCCGGTACGCGCGCCACTGGCCGAGGCCCTGCGCCAGCGCCCACGGCAGCTGCTGTTGTGCACCGGCATCGCCTTCGGCTACTGCACCATTGCCTACATTGGCAGCACGTTCTTCCTGACGTACGCCACCCAGGTGGGTTATGGCAGCACCGAGGCACTGATGTTCGACCTGACGTTGTCGATCGCTATCGTGTTTTCCGCACCTCTATTCGGCTACCTGTCCGACCGCCTGGGCCGGCGTATGGTTATGACGTTCGGCTCCGTGGTTATGGCTTTGGGGTTGTTTGCCTTCTTCGAGCTGGTCGGCATGAAGAGCTTTGGCATTGCGCTGTGCGCCTACAGCCTGACCGGCCTGCTGATGGGCGCGACCCAAGGGCCGATCCCAGCGTTTCTGGGCGAGCAGTTCCCACGCAGCATGCGCTACTCGGGGATCTCGGCCAGTTACCAGATCGGCGCGGCGTTGGGTGGGGGTACCGCATCGAGTATCGCCACGGCGATCCTTATCCTCACTGACCACAACCCGCTGGGTGTGGCGTTGTATGGAGCAGGGGCGCTTACATTAGTCGCAGTGTGCTCGTTGAAGCTACGTGAGACATCGCGGTTGAGCATGGCGGAAATCGATGAAGAACCTGATGGGGTTGCGGGTGGAGGTGAAGTTGCTACGGCGCTAATGGGCATTGGCGGCAAAAAATAG
- a CDS encoding C45 family peptidase has product MKIHTLATDIRTPAERGRQIGERFAEQIRQTTALYLDFFPRVGVPLREAQRIGENSLAALEAWSPNLAAEVAGVASGAELPLWQLASLNARTEVLAARTRHSECSTTVHAPRGPRAPQTLQTWDWHDSLCPHGLMLALHTERGMHVKLFCEFGMLAKLGVNSAGLGLHFNILHHASDNDSGGVPVHAIARRLLEEASSVDEAIELARSARVSASTVLTVFSRQDSSPRAVSIELSPERTALVLPREDGWLLHTNHFLDPHLSQGEQVADRADTQSRLGHLQQVIGQMDSADLRARAEAMCGAQGDSAPICFHPDMSMPDTERWETLLSVGIDTERCLLEYVAGTPLQLAKAGFERF; this is encoded by the coding sequence GTGAAGATTCATACCTTAGCCACCGATATCCGCACGCCCGCCGAGCGGGGTCGCCAGATCGGCGAGCGCTTCGCCGAGCAGATCCGTCAAACCACCGCCCTCTACCTGGACTTCTTCCCGCGGGTCGGAGTGCCCCTGCGCGAGGCGCAGCGTATCGGCGAGAACAGCCTGGCAGCCCTTGAGGCCTGGAGCCCGAACCTGGCGGCCGAGGTAGCCGGTGTCGCCAGCGGCGCCGAGCTGCCATTGTGGCAACTGGCAAGCCTGAACGCGCGCACCGAGGTCCTGGCCGCACGCACCCGCCACAGCGAGTGCTCCACCACCGTGCATGCTCCCCGTGGCCCGCGCGCGCCGCAAACCTTGCAGACCTGGGATTGGCACGACAGCCTCTGCCCGCACGGGCTGATGCTGGCGCTGCACACCGAGCGGGGCATGCACGTCAAACTGTTTTGCGAATTCGGCATGCTTGCCAAGCTGGGCGTCAACAGCGCAGGGCTGGGCCTGCACTTCAATATCCTGCACCACGCCAGCGACAACGACAGCGGCGGCGTGCCGGTGCATGCCATTGCCCGTCGCCTGCTGGAAGAAGCAAGCAGCGTCGATGAGGCCATCGAGCTTGCACGTTCGGCGCGGGTCAGTGCCTCTACCGTGCTGACCGTGTTCTCCCGCCAGGACAGCAGCCCGCGTGCGGTCAGCATCGAGCTGAGCCCCGAGCGCACGGCGCTGGTGCTACCGCGCGAAGACGGCTGGTTGCTGCATACCAACCACTTCCTCGACCCGCACCTGAGCCAGGGGGAGCAGGTGGCCGACCGCGCCGACACCCAAAGCCGCCTGGGCCATCTGCAACAGGTGATCGGCCAGATGGACAGCGCCGACCTGCGTGCCCGCGCCGAAGCCATGTGCGGTGCGCAAGGCGACAGCGCGCCGATTTGCTTCCATCCCGACATGTCCATGCCCGACACCGAGCGCTGGGAGACCCTGCTGAGCGTGGGCATCGACACTGAGCGTTGCCTGTTGGAATACGTGGCGGGCACACCGCTGCAACTGGCCAAGGCCGGCTTCGAACGTTTCTGA
- a CDS encoding LysR family transcriptional regulator — MDKMTALTIFVAAAEHGSFSRAADQLGKTPSAVTKAVAHLEGELGVRLFERTTRRMALTEAGTVYLEGARQALMHLQLVTEEVEQLQHELRGTLRITAPPSFGPAFLNQVCFRFMREHPQVRLEVNLNDANEDLIDGGYDLSLRDGPTDQPELIAQPLIENRVVLCASPDYLARRGEAITLENYAQHDWLLLRHPLLNRSFWWVEHEGQTLRVRQPTPRLVSDNFDFLLSCLLDGHGLQFVPTWCAAPYLASGQLVEVLPDYWRALSAFGPWVHVLYLPHRRNTRKVQAFIALLHEQLRSQGL, encoded by the coding sequence ATGGACAAAATGACGGCCCTGACCATTTTCGTCGCCGCCGCCGAACACGGCAGCTTCAGCCGTGCGGCCGATCAGTTGGGCAAGACGCCTTCGGCCGTCACCAAGGCCGTCGCCCATCTGGAGGGCGAGCTAGGCGTGCGCCTGTTCGAGCGCACCACCCGGCGCATGGCCCTGACCGAGGCCGGGACGGTATACCTGGAGGGCGCACGTCAGGCCTTGATGCACCTGCAACTGGTGACCGAGGAGGTCGAGCAGTTGCAGCATGAGCTGCGTGGCACCTTGCGCATCACCGCACCGCCTTCGTTCGGCCCGGCGTTTCTCAATCAGGTGTGCTTTCGCTTCATGCGCGAACACCCGCAGGTGCGTCTGGAGGTGAACCTCAATGACGCCAATGAAGACCTGATCGACGGTGGCTACGACCTGTCGCTGCGCGACGGCCCCACCGACCAGCCCGAACTGATCGCCCAGCCGTTGATCGAGAACCGCGTAGTGCTCTGCGCAAGCCCCGACTACCTGGCCCGGCGTGGCGAGGCCATCACCCTGGAAAACTACGCCCAGCACGACTGGCTGCTGCTGCGCCATCCCCTGCTGAACCGCAGCTTCTGGTGGGTCGAGCACGAGGGCCAGACCCTGCGCGTACGCCAGCCCACGCCCCGGCTGGTGAGCGACAATTTCGACTTCTTGCTGTCCTGCCTGCTTGATGGCCATGGCCTGCAGTTCGTGCCCACCTGGTGCGCCGCGCCCTATCTGGCCAGCGGGCAGCTGGTGGAAGTGCTACCAGACTACTGGCGGGCGTTGAGTGCCTTCGGGCCCTGGGTGCACGTGCTGTACCTGCCCCATCGGCGCAACACGCGCAAGGTGCAGGCCTTCATCGCCTTGTTGCACGAGCAACTGCGCAGCCAGGGGCTTTAA
- a CDS encoding amidohydrolase, which produces MKHLLQMAISAGLACTSLHSFAAVDVIFHNAKVYTAEPGQPLQQAVAVEGEKIVAVGSDLAVLRLKAGGTRVIDLGGKVLMPGLLDSHSHAIKGGLQLELANLMGEQIPLDELEQRLHQWRKDGKAVRGEFLVVGGVPGTYWDDIPALEQRFNQGEWAAQPILLAANDMHTGWANQALLKRAKIDAKTIAALPAEARSTIGQHADGTPNGFLADASYYPVTDLLPPLSHDTLMTAGRMALDYSRQLGITGWMDPLANELPGSDVKNDSLGVLPVYKDLSERGELTAHVAALLMADSKARPADLDELDKVRQQFLGVRNLTLPGIKVFADGVAEMPAQSAAMLKPYKNSGQRGELLLDPKHFGELVDAADARGWLVHVHAIGDRAVREALNGVQQARRARHSGVPHSITHLQIVSDQDYPRFKQLDVIASMQLYWASADETNLDLVKPYVDEHAFAHSYPAHSLYKAGATIAGASDWPITTPEPWKAIYQAVSRKGPKGVLNADEAIDRETMFQAYTLNAARAMRLEQQVGSLKVGKQADMIVLDRDVLSVDAETLRDTQVLQTWFAGKQIYQR; this is translated from the coding sequence ATGAAGCACCTTCTCCAGATGGCGATCAGCGCGGGCCTGGCCTGCACCTCCCTGCACAGCTTCGCGGCAGTGGACGTGATCTTTCACAACGCCAAGGTCTACACCGCCGAGCCAGGCCAGCCACTGCAGCAAGCGGTGGCGGTCGAGGGTGAGAAGATCGTCGCCGTGGGCTCGGACCTGGCCGTACTGCGCCTGAAGGCCGGCGGAACGCGGGTCATCGACCTGGGCGGCAAGGTGCTGATGCCGGGCTTGCTCGATTCTCACTCCCATGCCATCAAGGGCGGCCTGCAGCTGGAGCTGGCCAACCTGATGGGCGAGCAGATCCCGCTCGATGAACTTGAACAACGCCTGCATCAGTGGCGCAAAGATGGCAAGGCCGTGCGTGGCGAGTTCTTGGTCGTCGGTGGCGTGCCGGGGACCTACTGGGATGACATCCCAGCCCTGGAGCAACGCTTCAACCAGGGCGAATGGGCCGCACAGCCGATCCTTCTGGCCGCCAACGATATGCATACCGGTTGGGCCAACCAGGCCCTGCTCAAGCGCGCCAAGATCGATGCCAAGACCATCGCCGCCCTGCCTGCCGAAGCACGCAGCACCATTGGCCAGCATGCGGACGGCACGCCCAACGGGTTTCTGGCCGACGCCAGCTACTACCCAGTGACCGACCTGCTGCCGCCGCTGTCCCATGACACCCTGATGACTGCCGGGCGCATGGCCCTGGACTACTCCAGGCAGCTTGGCATCACCGGCTGGATGGACCCACTGGCCAATGAACTGCCCGGCTCGGATGTGAAGAACGACTCGCTGGGCGTGCTACCGGTGTACAAGGACCTCTCCGAGCGGGGCGAGCTGACGGCCCACGTCGCCGCGCTGCTGATGGCCGACTCCAAGGCCCGCCCGGCCGACCTGGATGAACTGGACAAGGTGCGCCAGCAGTTCCTCGGCGTGCGCAACCTCACCCTGCCCGGCATCAAGGTCTTCGCCGACGGCGTCGCCGAAATGCCGGCACAGAGCGCGGCGATGCTCAAGCCCTACAAGAACTCCGGCCAACGCGGCGAACTGCTGCTGGACCCGAAGCACTTCGGTGAACTGGTCGACGCCGCCGACGCCCGTGGCTGGCTGGTGCACGTGCATGCCATCGGTGATCGCGCCGTGCGCGAGGCACTCAACGGCGTGCAACAGGCTCGGCGCGCACGTCACAGCGGCGTCCCCCATTCGATCACCCACTTGCAGATTGTCAGCGATCAGGACTATCCACGCTTCAAGCAGCTCGATGTGATCGCCTCGATGCAGTTGTACTGGGCCAGTGCCGACGAGACCAACCTCGACCTGGTCAAGCCGTATGTTGACGAGCATGCCTTCGCCCACAGCTACCCGGCCCATTCACTGTACAAGGCCGGTGCGACCATCGCCGGAGCCAGCGACTGGCCGATCACCACGCCAGAGCCGTGGAAGGCGATCTACCAGGCAGTGAGCCGCAAGGGCCCCAAAGGTGTCCTCAATGCTGACGAGGCCATCGACCGGGAAACCATGTTCCAGGCCTACACCCTCAATGCCGCCCGCGCCATGCGCCTGGAGCAGCAGGTCGGCTCGCTGAAGGTCGGCAAGCAGGCCGACATGATCGTACTCGACCGCGACGTGCTCAGCGTCGACGCCGAGACGCTGCGTGACACCCAGGTGCTGCAGACCTGGTTCGCCGGCAAGCAGATCTACCAGCGCTGA
- a CDS encoding TorF family putative porin, translating into MTVRILIAGGLLACTPLAHALYLDDDFSLEAKAGLFSDYRTRGISQTQNDPALQGSLTLAHSSGLYAGVWSSNVDFGFGSSTRQELDYYAGYFWQINDDVTLDTSYIKYVYPRQGNFNYGEYHAELRAWGVLLGGNYSDNFNGDQSMLYSYVGYTTLLPSDTDLLVRYGRNDYKDPSWFTNDGASRDDYHEWEVKLTRTMLSLDWSVSYIDTDLSESECASYLGFKDVCSATVVASVSKTF; encoded by the coding sequence ATGACCGTACGCATCCTCATCGCAGGCGGCCTGCTCGCCTGCACCCCGCTGGCCCATGCCCTCTACCTCGACGACGACTTCAGCCTCGAGGCCAAGGCTGGCCTGTTCAGCGACTACCGCACCCGCGGCATCTCCCAGACCCAGAACGATCCGGCCCTGCAGGGCTCGTTGACCCTGGCACACTCCAGCGGCCTGTACGCAGGCGTATGGAGCTCGAACGTCGACTTCGGTTTCGGCAGCAGCACGCGCCAGGAGCTGGACTACTACGCCGGCTACTTCTGGCAGATCAACGACGATGTCACCCTCGATACCTCGTACATCAAGTACGTGTACCCGCGCCAGGGCAACTTCAACTACGGCGAATACCATGCCGAACTGCGCGCCTGGGGTGTACTGCTCGGCGGCAATTATTCGGACAACTTCAACGGCGACCAGTCGATGCTCTACAGCTACGTGGGTTACACCACGCTGCTGCCGTCCGACACCGACCTGCTGGTGCGCTACGGGCGCAACGACTACAAGGACCCGAGCTGGTTCACCAATGATGGCGCCAGCCGCGACGACTACCATGAATGGGAAGTGAAGCTGACCCGCACGATGCTGTCGCTTGATTGGTCGGTCAGCTACATCGACACCGACCTTTCCGAGAGCGAATGCGCCAGCTATCTGGGCTTCAAGGATGTCTGCTCGGCCACCGTGGTGGCCTCGGTCAGCAAGACTTTCTGA
- a CDS encoding NAD(P)/FAD-dependent oxidoreductase: MKKTSENRHHVVIIGAGFGGIEVANRLAGAEVDVTIIDRRNHHLFQPLLYQVAGASLSTSEIAWPIRHLFRNRPEVNTLMAEVEGIDQNARQVILNNGSRQTYDTLVLATGATHAYFGHDEWGAFAPGLKTLEDATTIRGRILAAFEEAERTSDPQRRAALQTFVIIGGGPTGVELAGTIAELARDTLTRDFRSIDPSTSRVVLIEAGPRLLSVFPEDLSAYTRRALEKLGVEVVLGSPVTECSVEGVVHAGQRLSAKTIVWAAGVQASPAARWLGAASDRAGRVVVDPDLTVAGHPEVFVIGDTASCTTADGKPVPGIAPAAKQQGKYVANLIGRRLKGKPADGPFEYRHQGNLATIGRSLAVIDMGRVKLRGAFAWWIWKLAHIYFLIGTRNRLSVAMSWVWNHSIGYRGSRIIMHALTEKAPTVVDKSGSID, from the coding sequence ATGAAAAAGACCTCTGAAAACCGACATCACGTCGTCATCATCGGAGCGGGCTTCGGCGGGATCGAGGTTGCCAACCGGCTTGCGGGTGCCGAGGTCGATGTGACGATCATCGATCGGCGCAATCATCACCTGTTCCAACCCTTGCTTTACCAGGTTGCAGGGGCGTCACTCTCGACATCGGAGATCGCCTGGCCTATTCGCCATCTCTTCCGCAATCGCCCGGAAGTGAACACCTTGATGGCGGAAGTAGAAGGTATCGACCAGAACGCGCGCCAGGTCATTCTCAACAACGGATCGCGGCAAACCTACGACACACTCGTGCTCGCGACAGGTGCCACCCATGCCTACTTCGGACACGACGAATGGGGGGCTTTCGCACCGGGTTTGAAAACGCTGGAAGATGCCACGACCATTCGAGGTCGAATTCTCGCGGCCTTCGAGGAGGCAGAGCGCACGAGCGACCCGCAACGCCGTGCCGCGCTGCAAACGTTCGTCATCATCGGTGGTGGCCCCACCGGGGTTGAATTGGCCGGAACCATCGCCGAGCTTGCACGAGACACGCTGACCCGTGACTTCCGCTCAATCGACCCGAGCACATCGCGTGTGGTACTGATCGAGGCGGGCCCGCGCCTGTTGTCGGTCTTCCCAGAGGATCTGTCGGCCTATACGCGTCGGGCGCTCGAAAAACTCGGGGTCGAGGTCGTGCTGGGTTCGCCAGTCACCGAATGCTCGGTTGAAGGCGTGGTGCATGCCGGCCAGCGCCTTTCGGCCAAGACCATCGTATGGGCGGCCGGAGTTCAGGCGTCTCCTGCGGCTCGCTGGTTGGGCGCTGCGTCTGATCGTGCTGGTCGAGTGGTAGTTGATCCCGACCTGACGGTGGCCGGTCACCCGGAGGTCTTCGTCATTGGCGATACAGCCTCGTGCACCACGGCCGATGGGAAGCCCGTACCAGGCATCGCCCCGGCTGCCAAGCAGCAAGGGAAGTACGTCGCCAACCTGATTGGCCGGCGTCTGAAGGGTAAGCCCGCTGACGGGCCTTTCGAATACCGGCACCAGGGGAACCTGGCCACCATCGGCCGCAGCCTGGCAGTCATTGACATGGGGCGGGTGAAGCTGCGTGGTGCCTTCGCGTGGTGGATCTGGAAACTCGCGCACATCTACTTTTTGATCGGTACGCGAAATCGTCTAAGCGTCGCGATGAGTTGGGTATGGAACCACAGCATCGGCTACCGCGGCTCTCGCATCATCATGCATGCGCTTACCGAAAAAGCGCCCACGGTAGTGGATAAATCCGGCTCCATTGATTGA